In Danaus plexippus chromosome 19, MEX_DaPlex, whole genome shotgun sequence, the following are encoded in one genomic region:
- the LOC116768252 gene encoding 3'-5' RNA helicase YTHDC2-like: protein MSSKKGKRNLSSKHAPIAESVSIALKIQLDKFLSDDNETELKFPSFLSAQERRFIHETVAKLGLKSKSRGKGVNRYITIYKRIGSTIVQNDAKLILDSNMRCSITELFNTFPITSKEKDDLSCCPEKERSPQLAHKSLGQLNNGVAQIPNTTYNPELVKFREKLPVYDQRQELLNAIQNNQVIIVAGATGCGKTTQLPQLILDYCQENHQPARIYCTQPRRISAVSVAERVAFERMEKIGQSIGYQIRLESRVSPRTVLTYCTNGVLLRTLMAGDTALTGVTHVLVDEVHERDKFSDFLLIALKDSLTRMKDLKLLLMSATMDTQIFSRYFNGCPVITIPGRLHEVQRFYLEDILKITKYSTKKMVQVERELKSKLHTGQSYWSQLENQKLNQEEKEVKDEKEVPIDPVLQADMDEFLDECFNEGSLDSFSQVLYMVMSEGVPASLPHSRCGRTALVAAATHGLSHVALQLLRIGADPTAKDKSGKTPYDHAVENGHHECAKILSTFNHDDENKNNQEEDDPEDNFLLDVYYHAFSEELIDHDLMLALVKHIHLTMAKGSILIFLPGYDDIVTLRDLIQGCSEMNTMKFQIFTLHSNMQTLDQKKVFNPLPSARKIIISTNIAETSITIDDVVYVIDSCKVKEKYYESDGGVCSLQCVWTSRACCQQRAGRAGRTKPGLCYHMCSKRRFKTLPLNSIPEILRVPLQELCLHTKLLAPGNTPIADFLSKALEPPSFLAVRNAVTLLKTIGALTPMEDLTEIGQHLLDLTVEPKLGKMLLYACVMKCLDPILTIVCSLANKEPFQISLNPENRKKGSSARKEFAADSYSDHMALLRAFQAWQMARANGAEKAFCSRNLICGATMEMIVGYRSQLLAQLRALGLVKARGSGDIKDVNLNSEKWHVVKAVLVSGLYPSIARVDRDTSTLRTSKEVKVAFHPSSTLHRGGGVSGSQKSVQSLPTDWVVFEEISRVGRFCFIRCNTLVTPLTVALFGGPLRVSTAALSQRANPPGLSSDSDSEVEESNSSPDTAILTLDDWMAFTADASDAISVYYLRQKLCALVIRRMSNPAKPMTPLDEQILNAVVHVLGAEEKNIGLNQPTGIGQRPKPLTLDSPNWRMRVDEEQYRHENKYHPQYSHAELANNFYQNNYAYRNGQRSGWREPAQGFSPQYGGPKSPMSPAKAMGSMEKYVDSEANTRYFVVRADEVHSVEALQASAGGLFNQNTAKKLVKIKQEGSRVVVFFSCSGASKFIGAATITDGSGATTASGTNNNTPTLEWLSTQHVPYHMVRHIGNSLTGGGRVSSSRDGTELCGPAGRALLAALTARRRHGYGHHAHPRPIQKHAADG, encoded by the exons atgagttCTAAAAAGGGTAAGCGTAATTTAAGCAGTAAGCACGCCCCAATAGCGGAATCGGTCAGTATAGCCTTAAAGATACAGCTGGATAAATTTCTAAGTGATGATAATGAAACAGAACTCAAGTTTCCATCGTTCCTATCAGCTCAAGAGCGAAGGTTTATCCATGAAACCGTTGCCAAATTAGGACTCAAGTCTAAATCGCGCGGGAAAG GGGTTAATCGctacataacaatatataaaagaattggcTCAACTATTGTACAAAACGATGCCAAATTGATACTTGACTCGAATATGAGATGTAGTATTACGGAGTTGTTCAATACATTTCCAATCACTAGCAAAGAGAAGGATGATTTAAGCTGTTGCCCTGAAAAAGAAAGAAGTCCTCAATTAGCGCACAAGTCTTTGGGACAGTTAAATAATGGGGTCGCTCAG ATACCAAACACAACATATAACCCAGAGCTAGTGAAGTTCCGAGAGAAGCTACCGGTGTATGACCAGCGACAGGAACTCCTAAATGCTATCCAAAATAATCAG gtcATAATAGTGGCGGGTGCTACAGGCTGTGGTAAGACTACACAGTTACCACAGTTGATCTTGGACTACTGTCAAGAGAATCATCAACCGGCGAGGATTTATTGCACTCAGCCAAGGAGAATTTCAGCTGTGTCTGTCGCTGAAAGG GTGGCGTTTGAACGAATGGAGAAGATTGGTCAGTCCATTGGCTATCAAATACGCCTGGAGTCCAGAGTGAGCCCACGGACAGTACTCACATATTGCACCAATGGAGTGCTACTGAGAACATTGATGGCGGGAGATACGGCTCTGACag GTGTCACTCACGTCCTGGTGGACGAAGTTCACGAGCGAGATAAGTTCAGTGACTTCCTTCTGATAGCTCTAAAGGACTCGCTCACGAGGATGAAGGATCTCAAGCTGTTACTCATGTCGGCTACCATGGACACACAAATATTCTCCAG ATATTTCAATGGCTGTCCCGTCATAACAATACCCGGTCGATTGCACGAAGTACAGCGCTTCTACTTGGaagacatattaaaaataaccaagTATAGTACAAAGAAGATGGTGCAAGTTGAAAGGGAACTGAAGAGCAAACTCCATACAGGACAGAGTTACTGGTCCCAGCTTGAGA ATCAGAAATTAAATCAGGAGGAGAAAGAAGTGAAGGATGAGAAGGAGGTGCCAATAGATCCCGTGTTGCAAGCTGATATGGATGAATTCCTTGACGAGTGTTTCAATGAAGGCAGTCtg GACTCGTTCAGTCAGGTTTTATACATGGTGATGTCTGAGGGGGTTCCCGCGTCGTTGCCGCACTCTCGCTGTGGAAGGACGGCCCTGGTTGCCGCCGCCACCCACGGCCTGTCGCATGTCGCGTTACAGCTGCTCAGGATAG GTGCTGATCCAACAGCAAAAGATAAGAGTGGCAAAACACCGTACGACCACGCCGTAGAGAACGGCCACCACGAGTGTGCCAAGATACTGTCGACGTTCAATCACGACGATGAGAACAAGAACAATCAAGAAGAAGACGACCCAGAAGATAACTTCCTGCTGGACGTCTACTACCACGCCTTCTCAGAGGAACTGATAGACCACGATCTCATGTTGGCGTTGGTGAAACATATACACCTGACCATGGCGAAGGGCAGCATCCTGATCTTCCTCCCGGGATACGACGATATAGTCACTCTCAGAGACCTCATACAAGGCTGCTCGGAGATGAACACCATGAAGTTTCAAATATTCACATTACACAGCAACATGCAAACTTTGGACCAGAAGAAGGTTTTCAATCCGCTGCCGAGCGCGAGGAAGATTATAATATCGACCAACATAGCGGAGACCTCTATAACCATTGACGACGTGGTCTACGTCATAGACTCGTGCAAAGTGAAGGAAAAGTATTACGAGTCCGATGGGGGGGTTTGCTCGTTGCAATGCGTGTGGACTTCCAGAGCGTGTTGCCAGCAACGGGCCGGCCGCGCGGGCAGGACTAAACCGGGCCTCTGCTACCACATGTGTTCCAAACGACGCTTCAAAACACTACCTCTGAACTCGATACCGGAAATACTAAGAGTTCCCCTCCAAGAGTTATGTCTCCACACAAAATTGTTGGCGCCTGGCAACACTCCGATAGCGGATTTCCTATCGAAGGCCCTCGAACCTCCGTCGTTTTTGGCTGTTCGCAACGCTGTGACGTTGCTCAAGACCATCGGCGCGCTCACTCCGATGGAAGATTTGACGGAGATCGGCCAACACCTGTTGGATCTAACCGTGGAACCCAAACTGGGGAAAATGTTGCTGTACGCTTGCGTCATGAAATGCCTGGATCCCATATTGACGATCGTATGCAGTTTGGCCAACAAGGAACCGTTCCAGATCTCGCTCAACCCCGAGAACAGAAAGAAAGGCAGTTCGGCGAGGAAGGAGTTCGCAGCTGACAGTTACTCAGATCACATGGCGTTACTGCGGGCCTTCCAAGCGTGGCAGATGGCGCGAGCTAACGGCGCGGAAAAAGCTTTCTGTTCGAGAAATTTAATATGCGGCGCGACCATGGAGATGATCGTAGGCTACAGGTCACAGCTGTTGGCGCAACTCCGAGCTCTGGGTCTCGTCAAGGCTCGAGGCTCGGGCGATATAAAAGACGTGAATTTGAACTCGGAGAAGTGGCACGTTGTTAAAGCGGTTCTGGTGAGCGGACTCTATCCTTCCATAGCGAGGGTCGACAGAGACACGTCAACACTGAGGACGTCCAAGGAAGTGAAGGTGGCGTTCCATCCGAGCTCGACGCTACATCGCGGCGGGGGAGTGTCGGGGTCGCAGAAGTCGGTCCAGAGCCTACCGACCGACTGGGTGGTGTTCGAGGAGATATCTAGAGTTGGAAGGTTTTGCTTCATTCGCTGCAACACCCTCGTCACGCCGTTGACTGTCGCGCTGTTCGGGGGGCCGTTGAGAGTTTCGACCGCAGCGCTGTCACAGAGGGCGAATCCACCAGGGCTGTCCAGTGACTCGGACAGCGAGGTCGAAGAGAGCAATTCCTCTCCAGACACGGCCATCCTGACGCTGGACGACTGGATGGCGTTCACAGCGGACGCGTCGGACGCGATCAGCGTGTACTACCTGCGGCAGAAGCTGTGCGCTCTAGTCATACGCAGGATGTCCAACCCGGCGAAGCCCATGACACCGCTGGACGAACAGATACTCAACGCCGTGGTGCACGTGCTGGGAGCGGAGGAGAAAAACATAGGACTCAATCAGCCGACCGGCATCGGACAGAGACCGAAACCGCTCACGTTGGATTCACCGAACTGGCGGATGAGGGTCGACGAGGAACAGTACCGGCACGAGAACAAGTACCACCCGCAGTACAGCCACGCGGAGCTCGCGAATAACTTCTACCAGAATAACTACGCGTACAGGAACGGCCAGAGGAGCGGGTGGAGGGAACCGGCCCAGGGCTTCTCGCCGCAGTACGGAGGACCGAAGAGTCCGATGTCACCGGCGAAAGCTATGGGAAGCATGGAAAAATACGTCGACAGTGAAGCAAACACGCGCTACTTCGTGGTGCGAGCCGACGAAGTGCATTCCGTAGAAGCGCTGCAAGCGAGCGCCGGCGGGTTGTTCAACCAGAACACTGCCAAGAAACTCGTGAAGATTAAACAG GAGGGTAGCCGCGTGGTTGTTTTCTTCTCATGTTCGGGTGCTTCCAAGTTCATCGGCGCTGCCACCATCACGGACGGCAGTGGAGCGACTACAGCCAGTGGTACCAACAACAACACGCCCACGCTGGAGTGGCTGTCCACACAACACGTGCCGTATCACATGGTTCG TCACATCGGCAACTCTCTGACGGGCGGCGGGCGTGTGTCGTCCTCCCGGGACGGGACGGAGCTGTGCGGGCCGGCGGGGCGGGCCCTGCTCGCCGCCCTCACTGCACGACGGCGGCACGGGTACGGACACCACGCACACCCGCGACCCATACAGAAACACGCCGCCGACGGCTAG